The following coding sequences lie in one Micropterus dolomieu isolate WLL.071019.BEF.003 ecotype Adirondacks linkage group LG15, ASM2129224v1, whole genome shotgun sequence genomic window:
- the LOC123983806 gene encoding geranylgeranyl pyrophosphate synthase-like isoform X2: MDGNSEAASERILLEPYKYLLQLPGKQVRTKLSQAFNHWLNVPDDKLQVIITVTEMLHNASLLIDDIEDSSKLRRGFPVAHSIYGIPSVINSANYVYFLGLEKVLTLDHPEAVQVFTQQLLELHRGQGLDIHWRDTYTCPTEQEYRNMVLQKTGGLFGLAVGLMQLFSDWKQDLKPLLDTLGLFFQIRDDYANLSSHEYSENKSFCEDLTEGKFSFPTIHAIWSRPESTQVQNILRQRTENMDIKRYCVDYLEKVGSFAYTRQTLRDLEVEAYRLIGELGGNPQLESLVKHLSQMHHEAEATAESRTEPRHSHSP; the protein is encoded by the exons GAAAGCAGGTGAGGACAAAACTGTCCCAAGCATTTAACCACTGGCTCAATGTTCCAGACGACAAACTGCAG gTGATTATCACAGTGACAGAGATGCTGCACAACGCCAGCTTGCTCATAGACGACATCGAGGACAGCTCCAAGTTGCGGCGAGGCTTCCCCGTTGCCCACAGCATCTATGGCATTCCCTCCGTCATCAACTCGGCCAACTACGTCTACTTTTTGGGGTTGGAGAAGGTGCTGACCCTGGATCACCCTGAGGCTGTCCAAGTGTTTACCcagcagctgctggagctgcACCGTGGTCAGGGCCTGGACATCCACTGGAGGGACACCTACACCTGTCCCACAGAGCAGGAGTATCGCAACATGGTGCTGCAGAAAACTGGAGGGCTCTTTGGCCTGGCCGtgggcctgatgcagctctTCTCGGATTGGAAACAGGACCTGAAACCCCTCCTGGACACGCTGGGCCTCTTCTTCCAGATCCGTGACGACTACGCCAACCTCAGCTCTCACGAGTACAGCGAGAATAAGAGCTTCTGTGAGGACCTGACCGAGGGCAAGTTCTCTTTTCCCACCATTCATGCCATATGGTCGCGTCCGGAGAGCACCCAGGTGCAGAACATCCTGAGGCAGCGCACAGAGAACATGGACATCAAACGATACTGTGTGGACTACCTGGAGAAGGTAGGCTCGTTTGCCTACACCCGTCAGACTCTGCGGGACCTGGAAGTGGAGGCCTACCGCCTCATCGGGGAGCTTGGGGGAAACCCTCAACTGGAAAGCCTTGTCAAACACCTCAGCCAAATGCACCACGAGGCTGAGGCCACAGCAGAGTCCCGTACTGAGCCACGCCACAGCCACAGCCCCTGA
- the LOC123983806 gene encoding geranylgeranyl pyrophosphate synthase-like isoform X1 produces MDMTAQQKQIPVSQEKQPWRGEVSLPSDRLCQQSGLQSEADSRGHTERSAQTHAGSSVVEKLQAETPILDFSFTKGKQVRTKLSQAFNHWLNVPDDKLQVIITVTEMLHNASLLIDDIEDSSKLRRGFPVAHSIYGIPSVINSANYVYFLGLEKVLTLDHPEAVQVFTQQLLELHRGQGLDIHWRDTYTCPTEQEYRNMVLQKTGGLFGLAVGLMQLFSDWKQDLKPLLDTLGLFFQIRDDYANLSSHEYSENKSFCEDLTEGKFSFPTIHAIWSRPESTQVQNILRQRTENMDIKRYCVDYLEKVGSFAYTRQTLRDLEVEAYRLIGELGGNPQLESLVKHLSQMHHEAEATAESRTEPRHSHSP; encoded by the exons ATGGATATGACAGCACAGCAGAAACAGATCCCCGTCTCTCAGGAGAAGCAACCCTGGCGGGGGGAAGTTTCTTTACCATCGGACAGGCTGTGCCAACAGAGCGGTCTGCAGTCGGAAGCTGACAGCAGgggacacacagagaggtcTGCACAGACTCATGCTGGCTCTTCCGTGGTGGAAAAGCTACAAGCAGAGACTCCGATCCTGGACTTCAGTTTCACTAAAG GAAAGCAGGTGAGGACAAAACTGTCCCAAGCATTTAACCACTGGCTCAATGTTCCAGACGACAAACTGCAG gTGATTATCACAGTGACAGAGATGCTGCACAACGCCAGCTTGCTCATAGACGACATCGAGGACAGCTCCAAGTTGCGGCGAGGCTTCCCCGTTGCCCACAGCATCTATGGCATTCCCTCCGTCATCAACTCGGCCAACTACGTCTACTTTTTGGGGTTGGAGAAGGTGCTGACCCTGGATCACCCTGAGGCTGTCCAAGTGTTTACCcagcagctgctggagctgcACCGTGGTCAGGGCCTGGACATCCACTGGAGGGACACCTACACCTGTCCCACAGAGCAGGAGTATCGCAACATGGTGCTGCAGAAAACTGGAGGGCTCTTTGGCCTGGCCGtgggcctgatgcagctctTCTCGGATTGGAAACAGGACCTGAAACCCCTCCTGGACACGCTGGGCCTCTTCTTCCAGATCCGTGACGACTACGCCAACCTCAGCTCTCACGAGTACAGCGAGAATAAGAGCTTCTGTGAGGACCTGACCGAGGGCAAGTTCTCTTTTCCCACCATTCATGCCATATGGTCGCGTCCGGAGAGCACCCAGGTGCAGAACATCCTGAGGCAGCGCACAGAGAACATGGACATCAAACGATACTGTGTGGACTACCTGGAGAAGGTAGGCTCGTTTGCCTACACCCGTCAGACTCTGCGGGACCTGGAAGTGGAGGCCTACCGCCTCATCGGGGAGCTTGGGGGAAACCCTCAACTGGAAAGCCTTGTCAAACACCTCAGCCAAATGCACCACGAGGCTGAGGCCACAGCAGAGTCCCGTACTGAGCCACGCCACAGCCACAGCCCCTGA